One Skermanella pratensis genomic window, ACGCTTCGCGCCAGCGCCTCGCGCAAGCTGAAGCCGTCGGCGGCGTCGCCGTCGGCGTCGTCGTCCGTGCGATCGACGGTGATGGTGCTGCTGGTGACCGCCACATCGGCGGTGGCGGTAGTGCCGGTGGGGCTGTCCTTCAAGGCGAAGCGGATCTTGGCGTCGCCGTACGATGTCGTGCTGCTGTAGCGCACGGCGCGGATCACGGCCTGGACCAGCTCGTTGGTGGCGTCGGCGCCGCCGTTGGCGAAGCTGACGGTCAGGACGCCGCCGGCGCTGGTATAGGTCGCGAAGGTCTGGCCGCCGGTTTGCAGGTTCGATCCGCTGAGGGTGAACCCGGACGCCGCCAGGCTGAACGTGTCGCTGGCGGTCGCGTCCGCCGCGCCGCCGCTGGTGTACCGCTGGACCGTCAGCGTCGAACCGTTCCAGTTGGCGGCGTCGTTTTCCGTGTCGGTGACCGTGGCGTTGGAACCGACGTCGAGGGTGAGCGTGCTCCCCGTCACCCAGGTGACGCTGTTGGTGTCCAGGTTGCCGATCGTCGGCGCGGTGTTGGTCGACGCCGTGATCGTGCTGCTGTTGACCGAGGTCAGCGAGCCCGAGGCGGCGCGCAGCACGATCGAGTTGGTGGTGCCGCCGCCCACCGAGTAGGTGAGCGAGAGGCCGGTGAAGGTGGCCGCACCGCTGGCGGCGTTGAGCGTCACCGTGGTGGCGGTGCCGTCGGTGTCGCCGCTCGTGACGCCCAGGCTGGTGACCGTGCCGGCCACGGCGCCGCCGCTCGTATTGGTCACCGACAGCACGATGGCGGAGGTGTAGCCGGTATCGACGATGTTGCCGGCATCGACGGCGCGAACCACCGGAACGGTCGTGAAGCTGGTCGCGACGCCGCTCTGCAACGTCAGCGGGACCGGCTGGGTCGAGAACTCCAGCTTGGTCGCCACCACGTCGGACGTGATGCTGGACGACGTGGCGCTGGTCAGCGCGCCGGACGCCGCGGTCAGCACGAAGGTCTCCTGGTCGGCGGTGGCGGTGTAGGAGACGCCGGTGAAGGTCGCGACGCCCGCCGTGGCCGACAGCGTGACCGTGCCGCCCAGCGTTCCGGAGCTGCCCTCGCTCAGCGTGATCGAACCGGTGAAGCCGGTGTCGATGTTGCCGCGCGCGTCCACCGCCCGCACCACGGGCTGGGTGGTCAGCGCGACGCCGCTGACCGATCCCGCCGGTGCCGTGCCGAACACGAGCTGCGTGGCGGTGACGTCGATCGCGGCGCCGCTGCCGTTGGCGACGTTGGACTGGCTGGCCGCCATCTGGGTGCCGCTGCCGCCGACCGTGAAGTTGCTGGCGTTCAGCGTCAGGATCAGCGTGTTGCCTTCGGTGATGTCGGCCGACGACGTGTTGTCGTTGAAATAGGCGCTGATCGTGTAGACCTCGTTCGCGGCGTCGGCGACCGAGATGCTCAGGCCGGAGAAGGTGATCCGGTCGGTGGCGGAATCATAGGTGCCCTGAACGTTCGTGGCGTCCGGGCCGTTCAGCAGGAACACCATGGCGCCGCGCTCGGCGTCGGTGCTGGTGCCGGTCACGGCCACATGGAACGAGGAGACGGTCGTCGCCGCGCTGTCGGTGCCCGGATCGGTGATCGTGAAGTCGAGCAGCGAGACCGCCGAACCCTGTGCCACCGCGGTGGTCGCGATGCTCGACGGCTCGGTCAGGGTGGCGCTGGACGTGACCGTGGCGTTGGAATCGACGGTTCCCGTGCCTGTGATCGAGAAGTCGTAGGGGTTCTCGTTGCTGTCGTCGTTGGCGATGTTGATGGTGGCATTCCGGGCGCCGGTCGTCGACGGGTTGAACAGCACCGTGAAGGTGGTGCTGCCGTTGGCGGCGACGGTGGTCGCCGGCTGGGCGGTCACGGTGAAGTCGGCGGCGTTGGTGCCGGTGATGGTGACCGCGCTGGAACCGAGCGTCAGCAAGGCGCTGCCGGTGTTCTGGATGGTGAAGGTGCGTTCCACGGTCCCGCCGGTGACGGCGGACGAGCCGAAATCGGTGTGGTCGGTCGTGGTCGGCGTGGCGTCGCCGTCGGTGATGCTGGTGCTGTTGCCCTGGACGTTGATCTCGGGTCCCGAATCGTCGTCGGTGATGGTGCCGGTGGCCGTGGCCGTCGGGATGGTCGCGTTGGAGGCGTTGGACAGCGTGACCGTGAAGGTCTCGTTCGACTCGGCCGTGGCGTCGCCCGCGATGGTGACGGTGAAGGTCTTGCTCGTCTCGCCGGCGGCGAAGTTCAGGGTGCCGCTGGTGGCGGTATAGTCGCTGCCCGCCGTCGCGGTGCCGTTGGTGGTGGCGTAGTCGACCGACACGGCCCGGCCCGACGCGGCGCTCAGCGTCACGGTGAACGTCATGTTGGACGTGCCGCTGTTGCCCTCGGCCTGGCTGACGTTGGCGATCGACAGGGTGGGCGTCGTGTCGTCGTCGATGATCGTCACCGTTGCTTCCTGGGTGCCGTTCTCGGTCGCCCCGCCGCCGCCGGACACTGCGGTGATCTCGATGATGGCCGTCTCGTCGTCCTCGTCCAGCGCATCCTGAACGGCGGTCAGGGTCGCGGTGCCGGTCGTGTTGCCGGCCAGGATGGTGATCGTCGTGGAGGACAGGGTGAAATCGTCCGTCAGCGTCGCGGTGCTGGTGCTCTTGCGGCCGATCGTCACCGTGGTGTTTTCGGAGGCCGCCGCGCTCAGCGTCGCGGTGACGGTGGAGGTGCCGGCCGCCTCGGCGACGCTGGCGTTGTTGACGGAGAGCGAGACGGTGGCCGCCGAGGTGGTTACATCCACCTTGGTGGGCGAGGCCATCAGGTTGCCGGTGCTGTCCTCGGCGACGAAATAGACGTCATACGCCGTGCCGGAGGACAGGCCGGTAACCGCGGAGAAGCTGCTGTCAAAGCTGCCCGTCGTGGCCGAGGAAGTGCCGGATTTCAGCGCGGCGCTGCCGGTATTGTTCTGGCCCGCCTTCACCTGCGCGGCCGAGGGCGCCGTCGCCCCGTCCGCCACGACGACGTAGTAGATCGTCCCAGCCTCGTTGATGCTGGCCGAAGGGGTAAAGCCGGTGGTGGTCGCGCTGGTTGTCGTGGGACCCGAGTCGAAGGTCGGTGGGGTGGTGTCGGCGGCGACCGTGAAATTCACCGTCGTCGTCGCTACGGCGCTATCCGAGGCGTCGGAGACATAGACGTTGATGGTGCGCGACGAACCGGTCGGCGTACCCGCCGAGTTGATGTACTTGACATTGGCAATTGCCGCCTGCATGTCGGCCACGGTGGCGCCGGGCTTGCTGTAGAGCGTCAGCCTGCCCGTGGAGGAGTCGTAGAGAACCGAATTGATATTGCTGTTGGTACCGGTCAGCGACAGGCTTTCCGATGCGACGTCCTGGATGCCGCTTAGCGTGATAACCGCACTGCGGACATTGGTATCGCCGGAAAGCGTGCCGATCGCGACGTTGTTTCCGATCGCCACGCCACCCGACACATAGCTGACGGTATAGTTGTTTCCGCCCGTGCCGCTATCGAGGTCGAGCGTCCGCGCCGCGGCGTATTCATAGGCACCGCGATCGAGATTGGAGCCGACAGTACGCGGATTGGACAAAGCGTCGTAGGTGCCATAGCTGGAGACCTGCCCGGTGGTATTCCCCCCGTTTATAACGCCGGTCGAACTGCTGCTCAGTCGCAGGTCCCTGGCAGAACCCGAGCCGAGATTGACGAACAAATCGGCTGCCGAGCCGGTGGTGGTATTAGTCAAGGTGGCGGCAGTTCCACCCGATGCGGTTCCAACATCTGCCCCGGTGGTCGCAGAATTGCCGGCGATGATCGAGTCATAAATGTTAAGAGTTCCAGCGGCACCTTTTAATATTCCACCGCCTGTACTAGTACCAGCCGAGTTGCCAACGATAGTCAGGTTGGCAAAATTGTACGTGCCACTGGCGTTATTTACGCGGATTGCACCGCCGCCTTGTAAGCTCGAGCCGGTCGTCGTATTGTTGTAAAATACACTGTTCGTGATGCTGCCGCCAGCATTACCAAGAATGCCTACCGCAGCGCCAAAGGACGCTGAGGTGTTCGAATGGAATACACTTCGGTCGATGGTTAAAGTTGCGGTTCCGCCAGTTACTATTGCTCCATTAGTACCGGATGTAGTTGCCGCATTACTATAAATTATTGAGTCGAATATACTGACCGATCCGCCCGCCGTTGCGCCATTGTGCCTAACAACAACTGGATTGGAAATTGTTCCACTATTACTAAAACCAGTAAGTTCCAAGCTCCTCAGTACGATATCAACATTGTTGCCGCCAGTACCGTTGCCAGTTGTAAGGCCGCCATAGTTGCCGCCATTAATTATGACGTCCGGAATATCATCGCCGTTGACATCGCCATCGATCGTAACGCTGGCAACAAGGGTCGCCAGATTGGCGCCAAGCGTAATCGTTCTTTGTGCAACGGTCTTTGAGCCAGGATCGAATGTGGTGCTGTCAAAAACGATCGAATCGGTGCTGCTGACCACGTTCGCCGACGTGTATGCCGCAAGGAAACTGCCGGCGCCGCTGGCGGCGTTGGTAGTGACAGTATAAGTCGCCAGCCCGCCCGAGAAATTATCGAGCGCGGAGAGCGTGACGATCGATCCGATGTCCGAAACCACCGTGCCGATGGTGGCTTCCAACGTCCAATCGCCGCCCTGTGCCGAACTTCCAGTCCGGTCCGTCGATGCCGCGACATCGGCACCCGTGATATCGCTGACCTGTTGGAGGAAGGCGAGGCCATAATCCGTCTCGGCGACATCGCAGCCATAGAACAGGATGTCGCCATCCGCATTCAGCGCACGTCCGATCGTCTCCAGCTCGGTCCGGTACCGATCGAGCGACCCTTCCCACAAGGTCACGGTACCCAGACGTACCTGCCCGTCCCAACCATGGCTAAAAATCTGAATACCGTCGAGGCCCGAGCGATTGGCCAGAATCTCGGCCATCTGCACGATGCCATCGCGCGAACCATCAAGGACGATGACTTCAACTCCGGGACTGACGGCATCGACAAGTGTCTGGTGATCCGTCACCGACGAATCGACAAACACGATTTGCTGCCGACCACCATCTGCGCCGATGCCCACCAAAGAGGCCGATAGATCCGTTTGCTGAGCTGTTTCCGGCGCTACCGTTGCAGCGGCAACGACCACCGGGGAGTCCGATACGGTCGCCTGCGCCGCCGCATCCAGAAGCGCCTGATCCACCGCTTCGTCGGCGGCATCGAACAGGACTTGGTCAGTTTCCCCGGTCGGCGGGTGTGTCGAGGTGATGTGAGGGCTTCCCATGATGAGGGTGGACATGGTTGTCTAAGCCATGTCCGTAGCGCCGCTTCCAGACTTGGACGCCCTGTCTCTCGCCGAGCTGAAGAAGCTGGTGGTCGAGCTGCTGGTTCGCGTATCGACATTGGAAGAGGAGAACCAGCAGCTGCGGGCAGAGAACGCCCAGCTGAAGGATCTACCGAAGAAACCGAAGCTGGCACCGGGCGGCATGGACAAGGCGACAGAGCCGGACAGGCGGGCCAGGACCAAGGAGGCGCGCCGGCAGCGGCGCAACCGGCAGAGTGGCCGGCGCACCCCGCCGGTGACCACGGAGCGCACCCTTGTCATCGAGGCCCCGGCGGGCTCGCGCCGGCGCGGCTTCGAGCCCTTCACCGTGCAGGATCTGATCCTGGCGCCGCAGGTCATCCGCTTCCGCCGCGAGCGCTGGGTGACACCGGACGGCCAGGAGATCATCGCACCGCTGCCGCCCGAGGTGCGCGGCCACTTTGGCCCCGGGATCGTGCGCTTCGTGCTGATGCAGCACGTCCAGGGGCAGGTGACGGTGGAGCGCCTGCGCGCCCAGCTGAGAGGCCTGGGCGTGCGCATTTCCAAGGGTCAGATTATCACCCTCCTGACGGCCAACAAGGATGCTTTCCATGCCGAGAAGGACGCCATCCTGGAGGCCGGGCTGGCAACTGCCGCCTGGGTGACGGTCGATGATACCGGCGCCCGCCACGCTGGGGCCAACGAGTACACGACGCACATTGGCAATGACCGCTTCGCCTGGTTCGCTACCCGGCCGTCGAAGAGCCGACTGAACTTCCTCGACCTACTCCGTGCCGGCCATCCCGACTACGTGATCAATGCCACGGCGCTGGCCTACCTGGTCGAACACGGCGTGCCGGAAAGCATCGTCGCCGCTCTGCTCGCCGCCGGACCCCGGAGCTTTGCCGACGATGCGGCGTGGCAGGCCCAGCTGGACAGCTTCGGCTTCGGCGCCGGTCATCGTCGGCGGGTCACCGAGGCGGCCATGGTCGGAGCCATCGTCGCCCGCGGCCTGCTGACCGACACCGTGATCATCTCCGATGATGCCGGTCAGTTCGACGTTTTCCAGCACGCCTTGTGCTGGATCCACGCCGAGCGCCATCTCCGCCGGATCGTCTGCGTGACCAACGAGCAGCAGCGCCAGGTCGCGCTGCAGCGCCAGCTGGTCTGGTGGTTCTACGCCGATCTCAAACTCTACAAGGACGACCCGAACGCCATCCGCCGAACGGCGTTGAGGCGGCGCTTCGATCGGATCTTCACCCGGGTCACCGGCTTTGCCGAACTCGATGAGGCCGTCGCCCGGACCCTTGCCAACAAGGACGAGCTGCTGCTTGTCCTCGACCGGCCAGATATCCCGCTGCACACCAACGGCTCGGAGAACGACGTCCGCAGCTTCGTCACCAAACGCAGGATCTCCGGCGAGACCCGCTCCGCGGCCGGCAAGCAGGCGCGGGACACCTTCCTCAGTTTACTGAAAACCTGCTCCAAGCTCGCCATCTCGTTCTGGGACTACCTCGGGGCTCGGCTAAATATCCCGGACGCCGACCGCGTGCCCTGACTCCCCGATCTCATCCGCCAAAACGCCTCAGCGTAGTCCACAGCAAACCGCCGTGGCCGCTATCCGCCGACGAAACTGACCAAGTCCCATCGAACAGCGGGTCAACTCCCGTGTCCAGCACCGTCGCATCGACCGCCGTCGCCACACCCGCCGCGTCGAACATGAAACGCGGTTCCAGCGCGATGACGGATGTGGACATGTGCAGGTGATCCCGCATGCCGGTCAGACCGCCGCGCTTTCCCCGCCGACCAAGTCCCATCACACCCATCACGACCTCCCCACCTGACGCGAACTTCTTCGACCCATGCGCTAACAGCAATGAGTACCTCTTCGGTATAATACTCTCGTTTGCAATTGGTGTACAGATGGACCCTCGTCGATAAGGCTGCCGTTGGAGACCGCCCGCAATATGTCGGCCTCGGCCGTGGGGCGAACGCCGACATGCCGGCAAACCCCAGGCGTCACCTGTAGGTTGCGCCCATGGCGCAACACGGCACGTCCCCGCCTGCCGGTCGCCCCCGGCGCCGGTGTGGGTGTTGCGCCATGGGCGCAACCTACGACGCTTGCCGGTGGCGGATGCTTGAATGGGGCCGATCGGCCGGGGCGGATATCAACCCGTGCTTGACCGGGTTCCAATGGATGTATGCGACGCACCGCTCGTAATCGGCTTCGTCGCGAACTCGATGCTCCCGGAACCGGCGCTGCCACACCGCCTGTTCGTTGCGTCTCGTCCGGGCGTTCGACCGGTCGGGACGTGGATGCGAGGGAAGTTGAATCAACCAACCTCGTCCCGACAGGTGCATTGGCAACACACAGTGGTCGGCCTTGGTCGTCGGGCGACTACCGCTCCTTTTCCCTGTTGCACCAGGGAAAAGCGCAAGCATATGCTGCCATAGGCCATCTTCCTGATCATTGAGGTGAAAAATGCAACCCGCTTCGCGGCATGTCCGCCTTTTCCGGAATGGCCGGAATCAGGCGGTCAGAATACCGGTCGAGTTTGAACTGCCCGGCGACGAGGCCATCATGCACCGTGACGGCGACAGGCTCGTTCTTGAACCAGTGCCGAGGCATGGACTTCTCGCCCTTCTCGCCACATGGGAACCCTTGGACGAAGAGCTTCCCGAGGTCACCGACGAACCGGTGAAACCCGAGGACGTATTTTGACCGCACCCCTTTACATGCTCGACACGAACATCGTTTCCGACCTGATCAGGAACCCGGCCGGCAAAGCCGCCCATCGCATCATGTCGGTCGGCGACAAGGCCCTCTGCACAAGCATCGTCGTCGCGGGGGAGCTTCGATACGGTTGTGCAAGAAAGGCTTCGCCCAAGTTGACCCGGAAGGTCGACGAAATCCTGGGCGTGATACCGGTGCTGCCGTTCGACGTCCCGGCCGATGGCGACTACGGCAGGATAAGGTGCGAGCTGGAGCGGGCCGGCCTGTCGATCGGGGGGAACGACCTGCTGATCGCCGCGCATGCGATGGCGCTTGGGCTGACCCTTGTTACCGCCAATACACGGGAATTTTCGCGGGTATCGGGCCTGCGGGTCGAGAATTGGCTGGAATGATCACAGCGCCGGTGTGGGTGTTGCGCCATGGGCGCAACCTACGACGTTGGCCGGCGGTGGATGCTTGAATGGGGCCAATCGGCCGGGGCGGATACCAACCCGTGCTTGACCGGGTTCCCATTGATGTATGCGACGCACCGCTCGTAATCGGCTTCGTCGCGAACTCGATGCTCCCAGAACCGGCGCTGCCACACCGCCTGTTCGTCGCGTCTCGTCCGGGCCTTCGACGGGTCGGGACGTAGATGCGAGGGAAGCAAAGCGGTGAAGCGGCCCTTGATCGCGTTCCAGCGCATGGAATAGTCCGAGTCGCCTTCCGGCAGCGTCCAGATCATGTGCAGATGATCCGGCAGGACGACGCTTGCCCCGATTTGGAACGGCCGGTGGCTCATCACTATGCGGAAGGCTCCGCGCAGGAGTTCGACCGCCGCTGGATCTTCGAATAGCGGCCGCCCATAGGTCACTACGGTGAAGAAATACGTCCCGCCCGGGGTCCGATCGCGCCGGTATTCCATGGCGGCAGCGTGCCACGTCATTGCATGCCTGCCACCGCGACACTTTCGCCTTGCCGCTCGTAGTTGCGCCCATGGCGCAACACTGGTCGCCGGGAGAAAGACAGCGTAACGGGGAGCGCGGGTTCGCCACGCGGACCGGCACCTTAAACGTTGGGCCGAGGGTTGACCAACCAACGGGCTATTCCGTCAATCCCATGTGGGCGAGCAGGATGTTCAGATTCCGGTCACGGCTGTACGGCAGGGTAATCGCCTACTAAATCAGGAGATACTTTACCGGAAAGCCTTAAAGCTCCTGATCGTCATGACCGAACTTGATCCGCAGCTGTCCGGCACGGTAATTGCCGCCTCAACCAGTGGACGCTTTTCTGGTGGGGCGCTCCTCCCCTCATCGTCATGACCGGGCTTGACCCGGTCATCGCTTGCGGACTCCATCAGCGCCGCCGTGCGGTGAGATACCCGGATCAAGTCCACGGCTGTCCGGCACGGTGATTGCCTATTACGGGAAAGGGTTAATCGCGGGCAGAAGCACTCCGTTTTCGTCACGGCCGGACTTGATCCGGCCATCTTTCGCGGGAAGCATCGAAGCCTCTGTGCCTTGAGATCCGCGGGTCAAGCCCGCAGATGACGAGCCAAAGGAGAAAACAGTCGCCTGGAATGTTCTCAATAGTTGATTAGCAACAACCGTGCCGGACAGCCGTGGGTCAAGCCCGGTCATGAAGGTAAGGGGAGGAACGCTCTGACGGAAAAACCCCCTTCCGATTGTTTCAGCAATAACCGTACCGGACACCCGTGGCTTCCCGTTCACGTCCTGCCGGTTTCCGTCCATGCCTCCGATCAGATGCACCAGCAGCACCGGGCCTCCGGCCGGATGACGATCACGTCGGTCTTGTCGGCGATCGTCACCGGGGGCCCCATCCCCGCATGCGACAGTTCACGCTTTGACGGCGTGCCCGCCACCCCAATCAAGCCCTTGCGGCAAAGGGGCGGCTCCCCGTCAGGTGAACTCCGCCAGATATTGCTGCACCGGTTCGGTCCGGGCGACCGGGATCAGAGCAACATAGGCGAATTCCAGCCCGTCCTCGCTCGTCAGCTGGTAAATGCCCGGCGAAAGCCGTTCCTCCGATGGGTTGGCGAAGGTCAGCGTGAACGGCACGTGGGAGGTTTCGAAATCCTCCTCCCCTTCCCTGACCCTGATCAGCCTCAGCTCGACCGGCCTCGGGATGGCTGCCGCCACGAAGATATTGCCCACCTGTTTCTTGAAATACTTGATGTCCATGGATGCCCATCCATTCATGCCGGCCACCTTTTCGGCTGCTGCCCCGCGCTTGCTCCTCCCAACTGCCTATATCGAAAGAACTAATTCTTCACTAATGCGGGGGATTCGGCCGGTGGAAAAGTTCCGCCGGTACCGGCCGGCGCGCTCCGAGTCGAGGCAGGCCACCCTTTCGCCGGCCCGCCGGGCCAGCCAGACCGGGCCTCCCGACGCCACCGCGACATACGATAGTACCGTTGATTGGCGCCAGGGCATCGTCTACCTCCATTTACGAGCATAGTACGATATCGATTCTCCTTTTTCGGCGCTTTATCGATTCAATCCGGACGGGATTTCGGATAGCCATGGCTCGGGTCCCATGCCTTTCGGAGGAGGCTGGGAGGCTGCCACGATCCGGCGGCTCGGGATCCGATGGGGGGAAACGGCGGACACCCCGCGGGGCATACCCGCGAAGCTTCGTCATCGCACCAGGAAGGAAGAGTCGACCATGTCCGATCCGTATATGGGCACAGTGATGCCCGTCGCGTTCCAGTTCGCTCCCCAGGACTGGCAGACCTGCCAGGGGCAGAATCTTCCGGTCAACCAGTACTCCGCCCTGTACTCGCTGCTTGGCACCACTTTCGGCGGGTCCCAGAGCCAGAACTTCAATCTGCCCGACCTTCAGGGCCGGACCATCGTCGGCCAGGGCATCCTGAACCTCAATGGTAGCGTGTCCCAGTACCTCCCCGGTACCAAGGGCGGCAGCAACACCGCGACGCTGTCCACCGCCAACGTTCCGCTGGCCCCGCACGTCCATCCGCTGACCGGCGGGTCGGCGACGGCGACGGTGAGCATCATGGGTTCGTCAGGGCAAGCGACTCTTCCGGGACCCGGCAATGGCAACGTGCTGGCGACCGCCAACTATGACGACCCCTCCATCTCCGAGAACAAGCCGGTCAATATCTATGCCCCGGCCGGCACCCCCACCGCCACCCCGATCGGCACCGGCACCGTCTCGCTCACCGGCCTGACCGTCGGCCCCAACCAGGGTACCAGCGCCACCCCGTTCAGCATCCGGGAGCCGTTCCTCGTGATGTACTATGTCATCGCGACCAACGGCATCTATCCGACCCGTCCGTGACCCGACGCTCCCGGGCCGCCGCTCTCCCCCGGGGAGCGGCGGCCCGGCCGCCGGTCAGTTGAAGGCCACGTGATAGCCCATGCCGTTCTCCTCGCGGTCCGGCGTCAGGGTCGGAACGATGTGGAGGCCCAGCACGCCCGTGCCCTCCGCCTCGATATCGTAGAAGCCTTCCAGCAGGATCGGGTCGGCCGGCCCCGGAACCGGAGGGTCAGCGGCTTGCGGAACTTGGGGTGGGACGCCCCCTTGCTGGGATCGTAGGCGTTGGTCAGCCTCAGCTTGAAGTCGGCGGAAACGTTCGGGTGCAGGATCGAGAACTCCTTCCCGATCCACGGCGTGAAGACCTCCAGGGTAAAGATATCGGCGGCGGGGACGGCGGCCGGGGCGGCAACTGGGGCGGCGGCGGATTCAGTCATGGCGGAACTCCTTCCGGAAGTGTAACGTTCCGTCATTATACCCCTAAAGGCATATTACTCCAGCTTTCCGAAGCTTCGAACCAAAGGGTTCTCCCGCATGATCCGCGATGGCGATCGAATCCTGACCACCAGGCCCGGCCTGACCCTGCGGCCCGAGCGGCCGGAAGACGAGGCGCTGCTCTTCCGCATCTTCGTGGCGTCCAAGGCGCTGGATTTCGACGGCATGCCCCTGCCGCAGCACCAGAAGGACTTCCTGCTCCGCCAGCAGCATGTCTCGCAGCTCTACAACTGGCGGCATCTCTATCCCGACCTGGAACAGTGGATCATCGAGTGCGACGGCGAGCCGGTCGGCCGCCTGATCTTCTCCAACCCGCCGGACCAGATCCTGCTCCACGACCTGGCGATGCTGCCGGGGCGGAAAGGCGTGGGCGGCGGAAGGCTCGTGATCAAGGATGTCATCTTCGCCGAGGCGATCCGCTGCGGGAAGATCGCGCGGGCCTCCGTCGCCCCGCACAATCCGGCGCGCCGGCTCTATGCCCGGCTGGGCGTGACCGAGCTTCCGATGACGCCCGATTCGCCGATGATCCCGCTGGAATGGCTGCCCCCGGCGCTGCGCTGACCCGGCCTCCGCGCCTGTCAGTTATGGAGGACCTGGTATTCCTGCATCGGTCCGCTGGACTGGATCGGCGCCATGAAGACCTGCCGGAACTCCCGCCCGCTCTCGCTCTTGAAATCGTAGGTGCCTTCCAGCAGCAGCGTGTCGCGCGGGCTGGCGAAGATCAGCGAGAAGGGAATGCGGAAATCGCGCAGCGTCGGCACGCCCTCCTTCAGGCGGATCAGCTTGATCCTGACCGGCTTGGGCACGGTATCCACCCAGAACATGTTTCCGACCTCGCTCCGGAAGGTTTCCACCGTCAGCGACCCGAACACCACCATGACCCGCGCACTCCATCAGATTCCCGGAAGGCTTACCACTAAACGCATAGACTGCTCGCCGTAAAGCGATAAATCTCCGACGTCCGCGGTACGCGGGATGCCACCCCCTCCCGGCCTCCCGCCCGATATTCCCGGTGCGTTCCTATGACCTTGACATGGACACCTATAATAGGATTAACATCCTTCACCGACCACCGCCGAACGAAAGCCACGCCATGAACGCCCCCGCTCCCCGGCTCGCCGTCCGACAGGAACTCTTCTGCGAGGAGATCGCCGCCGGCGCGTCGGCGGCGGAGGCCGCGCGCCGCGCCGGCTATTCTCCGCGCGGCGCGAAGCAGCGGGGCCATTTCCTGCTGGGCCGGGAGGAGATCCGCGTCCGCATCGACGCGCTCCGCGCCGAACGGCGGGCGTTCCACCAGTCC contains:
- a CDS encoding LEPR-XLL domain-containing protein, which codes for MGVMGLGRRGKRGGLTGMRDHLHMSTSVIALEPRFMFDAAGVATAVDATVLDTGVDPLFDGTWSVSSADSGHGGLLWTTLRRFGG
- a CDS encoding DUF6916 family protein, which gives rise to MVVFGSLTVETFRSEVGNMFWVDTVPKPVRIKLIRLKEGVPTLRDFRIPFSLIFASPRDTLLLEGTYDFKSESGREFRQVFMAPIQSSGPMQEYQVLHN
- a CDS encoding DUF6916 family protein, producing the protein MDIKYFKKQVGNIFVAAAIPRPVELRLIRVREGEEDFETSHVPFTLTFANPSEERLSPGIYQLTSEDGLEFAYVALIPVARTEPVQQYLAEFT
- a CDS encoding GNAT family N-acetyltransferase; the encoded protein is MIRDGDRILTTRPGLTLRPERPEDEALLFRIFVASKALDFDGMPLPQHQKDFLLRQQHVSQLYNWRHLYPDLEQWIIECDGEPVGRLIFSNPPDQILLHDLAMLPGRKGVGGGRLVIKDVIFAEAIRCGKIARASVAPHNPARRLYARLGVTELPMTPDSPMIPLEWLPPALR
- a CDS encoding type II toxin-antitoxin system VapC family toxin, yielding MTAPLYMLDTNIVSDLIRNPAGKAAHRIMSVGDKALCTSIVVAGELRYGCARKASPKLTRKVDEILGVIPVLPFDVPADGDYGRIRCELERAGLSIGGNDLLIAAHAMALGLTLVTANTREFSRVSGLRVENWLE
- a CDS encoding REP-associated tyrosine transposase, whose amino-acid sequence is MEYRRDRTPGGTYFFTVVTYGRPLFEDPAAVELLRGAFRIVMSHRPFQIGASVVLPDHLHMIWTLPEGDSDYSMRWNAIKGRFTALLPSHLRPDPSKARTRRDEQAVWQRRFWEHRVRDEADYERCVAYINGNPVKHGLVSAPADWPHSSIHRRPTS
- a CDS encoding antitoxin, coding for MPGDEAIMHRDGDRLVLEPVPRHGLLALLATWEPLDEELPEVTDEPVKPEDVF
- a CDS encoding phage tail protein; the encoded protein is MSDPYMGTVMPVAFQFAPQDWQTCQGQNLPVNQYSALYSLLGTTFGGSQSQNFNLPDLQGRTIVGQGILNLNGSVSQYLPGTKGGSNTATLSTANVPLAPHVHPLTGGSATATVSIMGSSGQATLPGPGNGNVLATANYDDPSISENKPVNIYAPAGTPTATPIGTGTVSLTGLTVGPNQGTSATPFSIREPFLVMYYVIATNGIYPTRP
- a CDS encoding IS66 family transposase, with the protein product MSVAPLPDLDALSLAELKKLVVELLVRVSTLEEENQQLRAENAQLKDLPKKPKLAPGGMDKATEPDRRARTKEARRQRRNRQSGRRTPPVTTERTLVIEAPAGSRRRGFEPFTVQDLILAPQVIRFRRERWVTPDGQEIIAPLPPEVRGHFGPGIVRFVLMQHVQGQVTVERLRAQLRGLGVRISKGQIITLLTANKDAFHAEKDAILEAGLATAAWVTVDDTGARHAGANEYTTHIGNDRFAWFATRPSKSRLNFLDLLRAGHPDYVINATALAYLVEHGVPESIVAALLAAGPRSFADDAAWQAQLDSFGFGAGHRRRVTEAAMVGAIVARGLLTDTVIISDDAGQFDVFQHALCWIHAERHLRRIVCVTNEQQRQVALQRQLVWWFYADLKLYKDDPNAIRRTALRRRFDRIFTRVTGFAELDEAVARTLANKDELLLVLDRPDIPLHTNGSENDVRSFVTKRRISGETRSAAGKQARDTFLSLLKTCSKLAISFWDYLGARLNIPDADRVP